Proteins encoded together in one Lysinibacter cavernae window:
- a CDS encoding glucose 1-dehydrogenase, with protein MDLTDKVVLVSGGARGLGEGYARGIVQAGGKVVIGDLLDDDGAAVAADLGENALYVHLDVTDPDSWKSAVEQTEEHFGRLDGLVNNAGISASGQPVYEESLETFRRIVEINLFGVNNGMHFAIPAMRRAGGGSIVNISSAAGLIGLALTGGYGASKWGVRGLSKVAAVELGREKIRVNSVHPGMVFTPMTAPTGISLDEGAFPNNPYQRVGRVEELVGAVLYLLSDAASYTTGSEIAVDGGWTAGPSIEYVMGQ; from the coding sequence ATGGATCTCACAGACAAAGTTGTGCTCGTCAGCGGCGGCGCACGTGGGCTCGGAGAAGGATACGCGCGCGGCATCGTGCAGGCCGGCGGAAAGGTGGTCATCGGTGACCTCCTCGACGACGACGGAGCAGCGGTCGCCGCCGATCTTGGCGAGAATGCCCTCTACGTGCACCTCGACGTCACCGACCCCGACTCGTGGAAGAGCGCCGTTGAGCAAACGGAGGAACACTTCGGCAGGCTCGACGGGCTCGTCAACAACGCCGGCATCAGCGCGAGCGGCCAGCCCGTTTACGAGGAATCGCTCGAGACCTTCCGCAGAATCGTAGAGATCAACCTCTTTGGCGTCAACAACGGGATGCACTTCGCGATCCCAGCAATGCGACGGGCCGGAGGCGGGTCAATCGTCAACATCTCCTCCGCCGCAGGACTCATCGGCCTCGCCCTCACGGGCGGCTACGGTGCATCAAAATGGGGCGTCCGCGGGCTCTCCAAGGTCGCAGCGGTCGAGCTCGGTCGGGAGAAGATTCGCGTCAACTCCGTGCACCCAGGGATGGTATTCACCCCAATGACAGCACCAACCGGCATTTCTCTCGACGAGGGCGCGTTCCCAAATAACCCGTACCAGCGGGTCGGACGGGTTGAAGAACTTGTTGGTGCGGTGCTCTACCTACTCTCGGATGCGGCCTCCTACACAACGGGCTCCGAGATCGCCGTTGATGGAGGCTGGACGGCCGGCCCCTCGATCGAATACGTCATGGGCCAGTAA
- a CDS encoding carbon-nitrogen hydrolase family protein, which produces MTLRVAAIQAEARPGAVDANIHTAARLATQATTAGAEFLVFPEAFATGYDARVFAQPLPTLAEPSWLLPLQTVIDATGATAVLNTALDHGGYRGLTDLLLTPGQPATAAYRKQHLYNSERETFSPGPHGVSLQLKSITIALSVCYDANFPEHAAAAAADGASLYVNSGAYFPGGARRRDLHAAARALDNGMYVLFSGLVGSPSDFIGGSTIFDPLGRRIAQVSAGEGIAVADIDQAIVDAARGDQRMWSDRRDSLGARVNL; this is translated from the coding sequence ATGACACTGAGAGTCGCAGCGATTCAAGCGGAGGCAAGGCCAGGCGCGGTGGATGCAAACATCCACACGGCCGCACGTCTTGCCACGCAGGCCACGACGGCGGGAGCCGAGTTTCTTGTCTTTCCGGAGGCATTCGCAACCGGCTATGACGCCCGGGTCTTTGCGCAGCCCCTGCCAACGCTCGCCGAACCGTCATGGTTGCTGCCGCTTCAAACCGTCATAGATGCGACGGGTGCCACGGCCGTGCTCAACACCGCGCTCGACCACGGCGGCTATCGAGGCCTCACCGATCTACTCCTCACCCCTGGCCAACCGGCAACGGCCGCATACCGCAAGCAGCACCTCTACAACAGCGAGCGCGAGACCTTCTCGCCAGGCCCTCACGGGGTCAGCCTGCAGTTGAAGAGCATCACCATCGCCCTGTCGGTCTGCTACGACGCCAACTTTCCGGAGCATGCCGCAGCCGCGGCCGCAGACGGCGCAAGCCTCTACGTCAATAGCGGCGCCTATTTCCCTGGAGGAGCGCGCCGCCGCGATCTGCACGCCGCGGCACGAGCGCTCGACAATGGCATGTACGTTCTCTTCAGTGGACTCGTCGGCAGCCCAAGCGATTTCATCGGGGGCTCTACCATCTTCGACCCGCTCGGGCGCCGCATCGCGCAGGTGTCAGCGGGCGAAGGAATTGCCGTCGCCGACATCGATCAGGCAATCGTCGATGCCGCGCGCGGCGACCAGCGCATGTGGTCGGATCGCCGTGATTCGCTCGGAGCCCGAGTCAACCTATAG
- a CDS encoding ATP-binding protein, with the protein MGRRQGLSVRLKLTLSYAGVILLAGGLLLVIVWLFLLRYVPVEAMNTTGGFMPGRHDLVRAFTPAVAWAFLFLIVFGLLGGWFLAGRMLAPLSRITEATRLASGGSLAHRIQLPGPTDEFRELADSFDTMLAKLEAHVAEQQRFAANASHELRTPLAISQTLLDVARNDPHRNTDEVLARLQAVNSRAIDLTEALLMLSRADQRNFVRERVDLSLVAEEAAETLLPFAERRGISLETIGDISVAVGSNSLLLQMTTNLVHNAIVHNLPEAGTVWVTTATGAGGVSLVVENTGERLSPELVATLTEPFQRGNERIRADRSHDDQTKTDHAGVGLGLAIVKSIVTAHDGVLTIIPRDAGGLRVVVQFPMGR; encoded by the coding sequence GTGGGTAGACGGCAGGGGCTCAGCGTCCGGCTCAAACTCACCCTCAGCTACGCTGGCGTGATCCTGCTCGCAGGCGGACTGTTGCTCGTAATCGTGTGGCTGTTTCTGCTGCGGTACGTCCCGGTCGAAGCAATGAATACAACGGGCGGCTTCATGCCTGGTCGCCACGACCTCGTTCGGGCTTTTACCCCCGCAGTGGCCTGGGCGTTTCTGTTCCTGATCGTTTTTGGATTACTCGGCGGCTGGTTTCTTGCCGGCCGGATGCTCGCGCCCCTTTCGCGGATTACCGAGGCAACGCGCCTCGCGTCGGGCGGTTCGCTCGCGCACCGCATCCAGCTTCCAGGCCCAACCGACGAATTTCGCGAACTCGCCGACAGCTTTGACACGATGCTTGCCAAACTTGAGGCGCACGTCGCCGAGCAGCAGCGTTTTGCGGCAAATGCATCCCACGAGCTGCGTACTCCGCTCGCGATCTCGCAGACGCTGTTGGATGTGGCCAGAAACGATCCACATCGCAACACTGATGAGGTGCTTGCTCGCCTCCAGGCTGTCAATTCGAGGGCCATCGATCTCACCGAGGCGCTGCTCATGCTGAGCCGTGCCGACCAGCGCAACTTTGTGCGGGAGCGCGTTGACCTTTCCCTCGTTGCGGAGGAGGCGGCCGAGACGTTGCTCCCATTTGCTGAGCGGCGCGGTATTTCGCTCGAAACGATCGGCGACATCAGCGTGGCCGTTGGGTCAAACTCATTGCTGCTCCAGATGACAACCAACCTTGTGCACAACGCGATTGTGCACAACCTGCCAGAAGCGGGAACGGTCTGGGTTACGACGGCCACCGGCGCAGGCGGCGTCTCGCTCGTCGTTGAGAATACGGGGGAGCGGCTGAGCCCAGAGCTCGTCGCGACGCTGACCGAGCCATTTCAGCGCGGAAACGAGCGCATCCGAGCGGACCGGTCACACGACGACCAGACGAAGACGGATCATGCCGGAGTTGGCCTCGGTCTGGCGATTGTGAAGAGTATTGTCACCGCCCACGATGGCGTTCTCACGATTATCCCGAGGGATGCAGGGGGACTCAGAGTTGTGGTGCAGTTCCCGATGGGCCGTTAG
- a CDS encoding response regulator transcription factor has product MRVLVVEDEAFMAEAIRDGLRLEAIAADIAGDGHAALELLSINDYDIAVLDRDIPGPSGDEIARSIVASGSGMPILMLTAADRLDDKASGFELGADDYLTKPFELQELVLRLRALDRRRSRNRPPVREIAGLRLDPFRREVYRDGRYIALTRKQFAVLEVLVSAEGGVISAEELLERAWDENADPFTNAVRITVSSLRKRLGEPWLIATVTGVGYRIEAPASGATAQKTAPLTPTEGSGRG; this is encoded by the coding sequence ATGCGGGTATTGGTGGTTGAAGACGAGGCGTTTATGGCTGAGGCCATTCGCGACGGCCTTCGCCTCGAAGCGATTGCCGCCGATATCGCGGGTGACGGACATGCGGCACTCGAACTGCTCAGCATCAACGACTACGACATCGCCGTGCTCGACCGTGATATTCCTGGGCCATCCGGCGACGAGATCGCGCGGAGCATCGTGGCCTCAGGAAGCGGGATGCCCATCCTCATGCTCACCGCTGCCGATCGCCTCGACGATAAAGCATCCGGCTTCGAACTTGGTGCCGACGATTACCTCACCAAACCCTTCGAACTGCAAGAGCTTGTGCTGCGGCTCAGGGCCCTCGACCGAAGGCGCTCCCGTAACCGGCCGCCAGTTCGCGAGATCGCTGGGCTTCGGCTCGACCCGTTCAGGCGTGAGGTCTATCGGGACGGCCGCTACATTGCGCTCACCAGGAAACAGTTTGCCGTCCTTGAGGTGCTTGTCTCGGCGGAGGGCGGAGTCATCAGCGCCGAAGAACTTCTTGAACGGGCCTGGGACGAAAACGCGGACCCGTTCACGAACGCCGTGCGCATCACGGTATCCTCGCTCCGTAAGCGGCTGGGGGAGCCGTGGCTCATCGCAACCGTCACCGGTGTTGGGTATCGGATCGAGGCGCCGGCATCTGGCGCCACTGCTCAAAAGACTGCTCCGCTGACGCCTACCGAGGGCAGCGGCCGTGGGTAG
- a CDS encoding M15 family metallopeptidase — protein MSQISTRPAKQHTVLKIFAVGLGIVAIILGIVFCQALSSSSSSDALSTHDERWPRGTRDEPAGPATTADGILPERASVFSDDLPGVTQLEPNLLAAIRAAASDAADDGIEFFVNSGWRSPKYQKQLLNEAVATYGSVEEAANWVATPETSPHVSGEAVDIGDFDATYWLSQYGATYGLCQIYSNESWHYELRDEAATEGCPLAYLDPTHDPRMQR, from the coding sequence ATGAGTCAAATCAGTACGCGACCCGCGAAGCAGCACACCGTCTTGAAAATCTTCGCGGTCGGATTAGGAATTGTTGCCATTATTCTCGGGATCGTTTTCTGTCAGGCGCTGTCGTCGTCATCATCATCCGACGCGCTCAGTACACACGACGAACGCTGGCCTCGCGGAACGAGGGACGAACCCGCCGGTCCAGCAACGACGGCGGACGGCATCCTCCCTGAGCGGGCCTCGGTCTTCAGCGACGATCTGCCAGGCGTGACGCAGCTTGAACCGAACCTACTCGCTGCAATTCGGGCAGCTGCTTCTGATGCAGCTGACGACGGCATCGAGTTCTTTGTGAACAGCGGCTGGCGCTCCCCCAAATATCAAAAACAACTGCTCAACGAGGCGGTTGCAACATACGGGTCTGTCGAGGAAGCCGCAAACTGGGTTGCCACGCCAGAGACGTCGCCCCATGTCTCTGGCGAAGCCGTGGATATTGGCGACTTTGATGCGACCTACTGGCTCTCGCAGTACGGTGCGACATACGGCCTCTGCCAGATCTACAGCAACGAGTCGTGGCACTACGAGCTTCGGGATGAGGCCGCGACAGAGGGCTGCCCCCTCGCCTACCTCGATCCGACACACGACCCGCGGATGCAGCGATGA
- a CDS encoding VanZ family protein encodes MPAERVLLVALFAVYLSLLVWIVLWKLEVPFIGTGATRTIKLVPFLSTMDAGPSAPSEVAANILIFVPFGLYLGMLKPTWPVWTSACIVAGSSLLLEVIQYVLAIGVADITDVLANAAGGVAGVGLYRLSRRALTTQTEVVLRWVCLVGTVVALLVCVIVVASSLRYGAPMNMTPHNLPTVIAG; translated from the coding sequence ATGCCGGCAGAGCGAGTGTTGCTTGTTGCGCTCTTCGCCGTTTACCTTTCGCTCCTTGTCTGGATCGTGCTGTGGAAGCTTGAGGTTCCATTCATCGGCACCGGTGCGACGCGCACCATTAAGCTTGTTCCTTTTCTCTCCACGATGGATGCCGGGCCGAGTGCGCCAAGCGAGGTCGCCGCCAATATCCTGATCTTTGTCCCGTTTGGGCTCTATCTTGGGATGCTGAAACCAACCTGGCCGGTCTGGACGTCCGCATGCATCGTGGCCGGTTCAAGCCTGCTTCTTGAGGTTATACAGTATGTGCTGGCAATCGGCGTGGCAGATATCACCGACGTGCTCGCCAACGCTGCCGGCGGTGTTGCGGGCGTTGGGCTGTACCGCCTGAGCCGTCGTGCGTTGACGACTCAAACGGAAGTTGTACTTCGTTGGGTGTGCCTAGTGGGAACGGTGGTTGCGCTACTCGTGTGCGTGATTGTTGTGGCGTCGTCGCTGCGGTACGGGGCACCGATGAACATGACTCCCCACAACCTACCGACAGTGATCGCCGGTTAG
- a CDS encoding SecDF P1 head subdomain-containing protein: MHRSAAKTFFAALCAISLTGALSACSILSPEISPVATDPAAPKDTSVADSSSSFRPVMATGEPGAALRVLESYYVRDADITQALDDAKALINTTVAVGYADVLEEFPNIADQFLALDCSIPLEDRSPQVDNPAEPLVACDVDGMRKYLLAPTEIGSSSLTSVQTVNRDGYWAITLEFTDDGAQALKAVTSRLTNFPEARSPLADSPDADLAWLGLSSESAFKQLAIVGNALVLSAPQVMSPIPDGVIDISGSFTEESAEELAELLSD; the protein is encoded by the coding sequence ATGCATCGTTCAGCAGCCAAGACGTTTTTTGCAGCGCTCTGCGCGATTTCGCTCACCGGCGCGCTCTCGGCCTGCAGCATCCTCAGCCCCGAGATTTCGCCAGTTGCCACCGATCCAGCGGCGCCGAAGGATACGTCTGTGGCCGACTCGAGCTCGTCATTCCGCCCGGTCATGGCGACCGGAGAGCCAGGGGCCGCACTCCGTGTGCTTGAGTCGTACTACGTCAGGGATGCCGACATTACCCAAGCCCTCGACGATGCCAAAGCCCTCATCAACACAACCGTCGCGGTTGGCTACGCGGATGTCCTTGAGGAATTCCCCAACATCGCTGACCAGTTTCTCGCGCTCGACTGCTCTATCCCGCTCGAAGACCGCTCCCCACAAGTCGACAACCCCGCCGAGCCGCTCGTCGCCTGCGATGTTGACGGGATGCGCAAATACCTGCTCGCACCAACCGAAATCGGAAGCTCATCGCTCACCTCCGTTCAGACAGTCAACCGCGATGGCTACTGGGCAATCACATTGGAGTTCACCGACGACGGCGCGCAGGCGCTCAAAGCCGTCACAAGCCGCCTCACGAATTTTCCCGAGGCACGGTCACCGCTGGCCGACTCCCCCGACGCCGACCTCGCATGGCTTGGACTCAGCAGCGAATCGGCATTTAAGCAGCTCGCAATCGTTGGAAACGCGCTCGTACTCTCGGCCCCGCAGGTGATGTCACCCATCCCAGACGGCGTTATTGATATTTCCGGCAGCTTTACAGAAGAAAGCGCCGAAGAACTCGCGGAACTGCTCAGCGACTAG
- a CDS encoding WXG100 family type VII secretion target gives MIGLDEGQATMSLSQIESAVRAIDTEIERLRSRMLLLESSWSGEAQQSFFSRMRKCEAQLNRLQHLAADARRVAQTSVTRLNEFDNQRAVAWKL, from the coding sequence ATGATTGGACTAGATGAAGGACAAGCCACGATGAGTCTCTCGCAGATTGAGTCGGCAGTTCGAGCTATTGATACGGAAATTGAGCGTTTGCGTTCTCGGATGCTTTTATTGGAAAGTTCGTGGAGCGGTGAGGCCCAACAATCGTTCTTTTCGCGCATGCGCAAGTGTGAGGCGCAACTAAACCGGTTGCAACACCTGGCCGCGGATGCTCGCCGCGTCGCGCAGACATCCGTCACCCGGTTGAATGAGTTTGATAACCAGAGAGCGGTAGCGTGGAAGCTATGA
- a CDS encoding PadR family transcriptional regulator gives MSKQMTEMLKGTLEGIVLAIIAVKPAYGYEITTQLRDEGFTDIAEGTIYALLVRIEQRGLVDVEKVPSEKGPPRKVYTLNTQGSEYLNEFWGTWEFLAERIHRLQEHINNTNNSTTEGE, from the coding sequence ATGAGCAAGCAAATGACCGAGATGCTCAAGGGCACGCTCGAAGGCATTGTGCTCGCGATTATCGCGGTAAAACCGGCTTACGGGTACGAGATCACAACCCAGCTTCGCGACGAGGGATTCACCGACATCGCAGAGGGCACAATCTACGCACTGCTCGTCAGGATTGAGCAACGCGGCCTCGTTGACGTCGAGAAAGTCCCCTCCGAAAAGGGACCGCCCCGCAAGGTCTACACCCTGAACACTCAGGGCAGCGAGTACCTCAACGAATTCTGGGGCACGTGGGAGTTCCTTGCGGAACGCATCCACCGACTGCAAGAACACATCAACAACACAAACAACAGCACGACCGAAGGAGAATAA
- a CDS encoding DUF1048 domain-containing protein, translated as MAAGWIELVTGSFEDKKRWRQYKARKEQLPTNYRTAIDGIERYFMYAGNVVKGDVMMQMFDDLADLIEQAAADGTPVRDIVGDDPVEFAETFIANYSDGQWVNKERKRLTDAIDKATTES; from the coding sequence ATGGCCGCAGGATGGATTGAACTTGTCACGGGCTCGTTCGAAGACAAGAAGCGCTGGCGCCAGTACAAGGCCCGCAAAGAGCAGCTCCCCACAAACTACCGCACCGCGATCGACGGCATCGAACGGTACTTCATGTATGCGGGCAACGTCGTCAAGGGCGATGTCATGATGCAAATGTTCGACGACCTCGCCGACCTCATCGAGCAGGCGGCAGCCGACGGAACCCCCGTCCGCGACATCGTTGGCGACGACCCAGTTGAGTTTGCCGAAACATTTATCGCTAACTACTCCGACGGTCAGTGGGTCAACAAGGAGCGCAAGCGCCTCACCGACGCCATCGACAAGGCCACCACCGAATCCTAA
- a CDS encoding ABC transporter ATP-binding protein produces the protein MSTPLPPEPALSVQGITKSFKNLPVLTGVNFEVSAGSIFALLGSNGAGKTTLVRILSTLLKADGGTAKVNGFNVATHPGDVRESISLTGQFAAVDEVLTGRENLILIAKLRHLKNPSAIADELLARFSLTEAGKRKAATYSGGMRRRLDIAMSLIGSPPVIFLDEPTTGLDPQARIEVWQTIQQLAKGGTTVLLTTQYLDEAEQLADRIAILHKGTIIQNGTLAELKQLLPAAKVEYVEKQPSLEDVFLALVGEPDDTPATTTADGTAAVPTGKELR, from the coding sequence ATGTCAACACCGCTACCCCCCGAACCGGCCCTCAGCGTGCAGGGCATCACCAAATCATTCAAGAACCTCCCGGTACTCACCGGCGTCAACTTCGAGGTCAGCGCGGGCAGCATTTTCGCCCTTCTTGGCTCAAACGGAGCGGGCAAGACAACGCTCGTGCGCATCCTCTCAACCCTGCTCAAGGCAGACGGCGGCACCGCGAAGGTCAACGGATTCAACGTCGCCACTCACCCAGGCGACGTGCGCGAATCCATCAGCCTCACCGGCCAGTTCGCAGCCGTCGATGAGGTGCTCACCGGGCGCGAGAATCTCATCCTCATCGCGAAGCTCCGCCACCTGAAAAATCCGTCCGCAATTGCCGATGAGTTGCTCGCCCGCTTCTCCCTCACCGAGGCAGGCAAGCGCAAAGCGGCCACGTACTCCGGCGGGATGCGGCGGCGGCTCGACATCGCTATGAGCCTCATCGGCAGCCCTCCGGTAATCTTCCTTGACGAGCCAACAACAGGGCTCGACCCGCAGGCCCGCATTGAGGTCTGGCAGACTATCCAGCAACTCGCAAAGGGCGGCACAACCGTCCTGCTCACTACCCAATACCTTGACGAGGCAGAGCAGCTCGCCGACCGGATCGCGATCCTACACAAGGGCACGATCATCCAGAACGGCACACTCGCCGAGCTCAAGCAGCTCCTCCCCGCCGCCAAGGTCGAATACGTCGAGAAGCAACCCTCGCTTGAGGATGTCTTCCTCGCCCTCGTTGGCGAACCGGACGACACCCCCGCAACCACAACCGCCGACGGCACCGCCGCGGTGCCAACAGGAAAGGAACTCCGATGA
- a CDS encoding ABC transporter permease, whose amino-acid sequence MTAHMLSDTRVLTGRSLRHILRSPDTIITTAVTPIALMLLFVYVLGGAINTGSSESYINYMLPGILLITIASGIAYTAYRLFLDMQGGIFERFQSMPIARSSVLWGHVLTSVAANLVSVAIVTGVALLMGFRTGASVGAWLAVAGILVLFTLALTWVAVIAGLSAKTVDGASAFSYPLIFLPFISSAFVPTASMPGPVAWFAENQPVTSIVNTIRALFAEQPVGSEIWIALVWLVGILAIAYGFANAIYRKKIS is encoded by the coding sequence ATGACCGCCCACATGCTCAGCGACACCCGCGTCTTGACCGGGCGCTCGTTGCGCCACATCCTCCGCAGCCCCGACACGATCATCACCACGGCGGTGACGCCGATCGCCCTCATGCTGCTGTTTGTGTACGTTCTCGGCGGGGCCATTAATACCGGCTCAAGCGAGTCGTATATCAACTACATGCTTCCCGGCATCCTCCTCATCACGATCGCGTCTGGCATCGCGTATACCGCCTACCGACTCTTTCTTGATATGCAGGGTGGCATTTTTGAACGCTTCCAGTCCATGCCAATTGCGCGGTCGAGCGTGCTGTGGGGACATGTTCTCACCTCGGTCGCCGCCAACCTGGTTTCGGTGGCAATCGTCACGGGAGTTGCGCTCCTCATGGGGTTTCGCACCGGCGCATCCGTTGGAGCGTGGCTTGCCGTGGCCGGCATCCTCGTGCTCTTCACCTTGGCGCTGACCTGGGTCGCAGTCATCGCGGGGCTCTCGGCGAAGACAGTGGATGGCGCAAGCGCGTTCAGCTACCCGCTCATCTTTCTCCCGTTCATCAGCTCAGCCTTTGTGCCAACCGCGTCGATGCCAGGGCCTGTTGCGTGGTTCGCCGAAAACCAGCCGGTCACGTCGATCGTCAACACCATCAGGGCCCTCTTCGCGGAACAACCCGTTGGCAGCGAAATCTGGATAGCGCTCGTCTGGCTGGTAGGCATCCTCGCGATCGCATACGGCTTCGCAAACGCCATCTATCGAAAGAAGATCAGCTAG
- a CDS encoding endonuclease domain-containing protein, translating to MTSSLPLPFNAKAFRIADALDAGIPGRRLDRNDLLRPYYGIRVARQPPNGRTAGTARSVEQTVELLASHYAPRLTPGQFFSHTTAAALWGIPLPKHAYTSRNETTQKRYQTTSGPSAGVPIHVSAGVPFRGPDTAGVVGHRLAEPLNSITRLAKDGLNLPVSAPTATWLQLFALDCGLTNDDLVAAADYLVRRPEFPQHGRPFTSIEELTVATQAYRGRGKRRAIAALAEIREGSDSRPESLLRLLLWRAGLPEPELNPVIAGANGIRIGRADLVYLPWKVIVEYDGDQHRRDTTQYEHDMTRLQDFHVSDWVVLRFRKTALFQTPQLVVHQVRAMLMRRGWTP from the coding sequence ATGACGTCTTCACTCCCACTCCCGTTCAACGCCAAGGCCTTCCGAATCGCGGATGCGCTGGATGCCGGAATCCCAGGACGCCGACTCGATCGCAACGACCTCCTCAGGCCGTATTACGGGATCCGCGTCGCGAGACAGCCACCCAACGGCAGGACCGCGGGTACCGCACGCTCCGTCGAACAAACCGTCGAGCTACTCGCAAGTCACTATGCGCCACGACTCACGCCCGGACAATTCTTTAGCCACACAACGGCGGCGGCGCTATGGGGCATCCCGCTCCCCAAGCACGCATACACATCGCGGAATGAGACAACGCAGAAACGGTATCAGACCACGAGCGGCCCGAGCGCAGGCGTCCCCATCCATGTGAGCGCAGGCGTCCCCTTTCGCGGGCCCGACACAGCAGGGGTTGTCGGCCACCGCTTAGCCGAACCACTCAATAGCATCACCCGCCTAGCGAAAGACGGACTGAACCTGCCAGTGAGCGCGCCAACCGCGACCTGGTTGCAGCTGTTTGCATTGGACTGCGGCCTCACCAATGACGATCTGGTCGCAGCCGCAGATTACCTCGTCCGGCGGCCAGAATTCCCGCAACACGGGCGGCCATTCACCAGCATCGAAGAGCTGACCGTAGCGACTCAGGCCTACAGGGGGCGCGGAAAACGCCGGGCAATCGCGGCGCTCGCCGAGATTCGTGAGGGTTCGGATTCTCGCCCCGAATCTCTTCTTCGCTTGCTCCTTTGGCGGGCCGGCTTGCCAGAGCCCGAGCTCAATCCTGTTATCGCTGGCGCCAATGGCATCCGTATTGGCCGGGCCGACCTGGTGTACCTGCCGTGGAAAGTCATCGTTGAATACGACGGGGATCAGCACCGCCGAGATACAACGCAGTACGAACACGACATGACTCGACTTCAGGATTTTCACGTGTCCGACTGGGTGGTGCTCCGGTTCCGAAAGACCGCTCTGTTTCAGACGCCTCAGCTCGTGGTCCACCAGGTAAGGGCGATGCTCATGCGCCGCGGATGGACTCCGTGA